A single region of the Bradysia coprophila strain Holo2 unplaced genomic scaffold, BU_Bcop_v1 contig_235, whole genome shotgun sequence genome encodes:
- the LOC119077299 gene encoding baeyer-Villiger monooxygenase-like isoform X2, giving the protein MRIFIVYERMRETVYVKGCACDISSHLYSFSFELNPNWTENYPSQPEILDYLKRVTRKYNVSEHIKFQHEVKTVRWNDELMKWMLRYVDGSLPNVVSDETRAFDIIINGPGGLRVPLVPSEFDAFTGPKMHTAEWNKEIDLKNKKVAVIGSGASAIQVIPSIVDGVETLHCYQRKPPYIFPRPQFTFPNFMKTIFKWFPLVMWLYRCTIFVIQEVIYSAFKADSFLNTFSRKSTKLYREHELRRRKHLLDDMTPQYNFGCKRVLMSEQYYNAMARPNVCVHSSHVDKIVERTIYTKDGSKEEVDVLILATGFQVSNFFGPLEVIGKGGKNILQSWIDDRPRSYYGVSFSDTPNYFYLFGPNTALGHSSVVFMLECQVNFVASAITEMMKRDAQVISLTKKAEDRFMDKLDHDMKDMIWGREGCGSFYANTKGDIIVLWPNSSVSYWWQLRNTDWSNFEFI; this is encoded by the exons ATGAGAATATTTATCGTATATGAACGAATGAGAGAAACGGTGTATGTGAAAG GGTGTGCGTGTGACATATCCAGTCACTTGTATAGTTTTTCCTTCGAACTAAATCCAA ACTGGACAGAAAACTACCCATCGCAGCCTGAAATTCTGGACTACCTAAAGAGAGTCACTCGAAAATACAACGTCAGCGAGCACATCAAATTTCAGCACGAAGTTAAAACTGTTCGTTGGAATGATGAACTGATGAAGTGGATGTTACGATACGTCGATGGTTCTCTGCCGAACGTTGTGTCCGACGAAACACGGGCATTTGATATCAT AATAAATGGACCCGGCGGTCTACGCGTCCCACTGGTTCCGAGTGAGTTTGATGCATTTACCGGACCTAAAATGCACACGGCCGAGTGGAATAAGGaaatcgatttgaagaatAAGAAAGTCGCCGTGATCGGCAGTGGTGCGTCTGCGATTCAAGTCATTCCCAGCATTGTGGACGGTGTAGAGACTTTGCATTGTTACCAACGAAAGCCTCCATACATTTTCCCCAGGCCACAGTTTACCTTCccgaattttatgaaaacaattttcaaatggtTCCCGTTGGTCATGTGGTTGTATCGATgcacaatttttgtgatacaAGAGGTCATATATTCAGCCTTCAAAGCTGACTCATTCCTCAACACTTTCA GTCGAAAATCGACGAAATTGTATCGGGAACATGAGCTGAGGAGACGCAAACACCTATTGGACGATATGACTCCCCAATACAATTTCGGATGTAAAAGAGTTCTAATGTCCGAACAGTACTACAATGCCATGGCTCGTCCGAATGTATGTGTTCACTCGAGTCACGTTGACAAGATTGTCGAACGAACCATCTACACCAAAGATGGATCAAAGGAAGAGGTGGAT GTTCTAATACTCGCCACTGGGTTTCAAGTTTCTAATTTCTTTGGACCGCTAGAAGTCATCGGAAAAGGTGGCAAAAACATACTCCAGTCATGGATTGATGACAGACCTAGAAGTTACTATGGCGTTTCATTCAGCGATACGCCCAATTACTTCTACCTATTCGGACCCAATACG GCTCTCGGTCACAGTTCCGTCGTCTTTATGCTCGAATGTCAAGTAAATTTTGTAGCGAGCGCAATCACTGAAATGATGAAACGAGATGCTCAAGTGATAAGCCTGACAAAAAAGGCGGAAGATCGGTTCATGGACAAGTTGGACCATGATATGAAAGACATGATTTGGGGACGAGAAGGTTGTGGCTCCTTTTATGCCAATACGAAGGGTGACATCATTGTACTTTGGCCGAATAGCTCCGTAAGTTATTGGTGGCAGTTGCGAAACACGGATTGgtcgaattttgaatttatttaa
- the LOC119077299 gene encoding baeyer-Villiger monooxygenase-like isoform X1 encodes MARYEIGIIGAGVSGICAAVQLQKKFGDSISFTIFEKNADVGGNWLKNVYPGCACDISSHLYSFSFELNPNWTENYPSQPEILDYLKRVTRKYNVSEHIKFQHEVKTVRWNDELMKWMLRYVDGSLPNVVSDETRAFDIIINGPGGLRVPLVPSEFDAFTGPKMHTAEWNKEIDLKNKKVAVIGSGASAIQVIPSIVDGVETLHCYQRKPPYIFPRPQFTFPNFMKTIFKWFPLVMWLYRCTIFVIQEVIYSAFKADSFLNTFSRKSTKLYREHELRRRKHLLDDMTPQYNFGCKRVLMSEQYYNAMARPNVCVHSSHVDKIVERTIYTKDGSKEEVDVLILATGFQVSNFFGPLEVIGKGGKNILQSWIDDRPRSYYGVSFSDTPNYFYLFGPNTALGHSSVVFMLECQVNFVASAITEMMKRDAQVISLTKKAEDRFMDKLDHDMKDMIWGREGCGSFYANTKGDIIVLWPNSSVSYWWQLRNTDWSNFEFI; translated from the exons ATGGCTCGGTACGAGATCGGAATCATTGGAGCCGG TGTCTCAGGTATCTGTGCGGCCGTTCAGTTGCAGAAGAAATTTGGTGACAGCATTTCGTTTACGATATTTGAAAAGAATGCGGATGTTGGAGGGAACTGGCTGAAGAATGTCTATCCAG GGTGTGCGTGTGACATATCCAGTCACTTGTATAGTTTTTCCTTCGAACTAAATCCAA ACTGGACAGAAAACTACCCATCGCAGCCTGAAATTCTGGACTACCTAAAGAGAGTCACTCGAAAATACAACGTCAGCGAGCACATCAAATTTCAGCACGAAGTTAAAACTGTTCGTTGGAATGATGAACTGATGAAGTGGATGTTACGATACGTCGATGGTTCTCTGCCGAACGTTGTGTCCGACGAAACACGGGCATTTGATATCAT AATAAATGGACCCGGCGGTCTACGCGTCCCACTGGTTCCGAGTGAGTTTGATGCATTTACCGGACCTAAAATGCACACGGCCGAGTGGAATAAGGaaatcgatttgaagaatAAGAAAGTCGCCGTGATCGGCAGTGGTGCGTCTGCGATTCAAGTCATTCCCAGCATTGTGGACGGTGTAGAGACTTTGCATTGTTACCAACGAAAGCCTCCATACATTTTCCCCAGGCCACAGTTTACCTTCccgaattttatgaaaacaattttcaaatggtTCCCGTTGGTCATGTGGTTGTATCGATgcacaatttttgtgatacaAGAGGTCATATATTCAGCCTTCAAAGCTGACTCATTCCTCAACACTTTCA GTCGAAAATCGACGAAATTGTATCGGGAACATGAGCTGAGGAGACGCAAACACCTATTGGACGATATGACTCCCCAATACAATTTCGGATGTAAAAGAGTTCTAATGTCCGAACAGTACTACAATGCCATGGCTCGTCCGAATGTATGTGTTCACTCGAGTCACGTTGACAAGATTGTCGAACGAACCATCTACACCAAAGATGGATCAAAGGAAGAGGTGGAT GTTCTAATACTCGCCACTGGGTTTCAAGTTTCTAATTTCTTTGGACCGCTAGAAGTCATCGGAAAAGGTGGCAAAAACATACTCCAGTCATGGATTGATGACAGACCTAGAAGTTACTATGGCGTTTCATTCAGCGATACGCCCAATTACTTCTACCTATTCGGACCCAATACG GCTCTCGGTCACAGTTCCGTCGTCTTTATGCTCGAATGTCAAGTAAATTTTGTAGCGAGCGCAATCACTGAAATGATGAAACGAGATGCTCAAGTGATAAGCCTGACAAAAAAGGCGGAAGATCGGTTCATGGACAAGTTGGACCATGATATGAAAGACATGATTTGGGGACGAGAAGGTTGTGGCTCCTTTTATGCCAATACGAAGGGTGACATCATTGTACTTTGGCCGAATAGCTCCGTAAGTTATTGGTGGCAGTTGCGAAACACGGATTGgtcgaattttgaatttatttaa
- the LOC119077300 gene encoding integrin-linked protein kinase homolog pat-4 — MEDIFHWCREGNSIQVRLWLDDTEHDMNQGDDHGFSPLHWCAKEGHTKLVEMLLQRGARVNATNMGDDIPLHLAAAHGHLDIVLLLLRHRSDVNTTNEHGNSPLHYACFWGYQAIAEELVNHGALVSVANKDGDTPLDKAKAMLAKRLHDLAVESGQELKKISFKDQSWLGLKTRSRDATLSRYKGINIRDLELHTKIAISPSGETWRGRWQKNDIIAKILNVRDCNARVSRDFNEEFPKLRIFSHPNILPVIGACNNTPQNLVVISQYMPRGSLHELLHSAAGVIVDTAQAVRFALDIARGMSFLHSLERIIPEYLLNTYHVMIDDDLTARINMGDAKFSFQEHGRLYQPAWMSPEALQRKRTDRNWEACDMWSFAICIWELATREVPFADLSPMECGMRIATEGLRVQIPPGTSPYLTKLINICMNEDPGKRPTFDMIIPILDKMKR; from the exons ATGGAAGACATATTTCACTGGTGCCGTGAAGGAAATTCCATTCAAGTGCGATTATGGCTCGACGATACGGAACATGACATGAATCAGGG TGACGACCATGGATTCAGTCCGTTGCATTGGTGCGCTAAAGAGGGCCACACAAAACTCGTCGAAATGCTGTTACAACGTGGAGCGCGAGTGAATGCCACCAATATGGGCGATGATATTCCTCTACATTTGGCAGCTGCACACGGCCACCTAGATATTGTTTTGCTG CTGCTACGTCACCGGTCTGACGTTAATACGACTAACGAACACGGCAACTCTCCCCTTCACTACGCCTGCTTCTGGGGCTATCAAGCCATTGCCGAAGAGCTGGTCAATCATGGTGCTCTGGTATCGGTAGCTAACAAAGATGGTGACACACCGCTGGACAAGGCCAAAGCAATGCTGGCGAAACGTTTGCACGATTTGGCCGTCGAAAGTGGTCAGGAATTGAAGAAGATCAGTTTCAAAGACCAAAGCTGGTTGGGCTTGAAGACACGATCCCGTGACGCAACACTGTCCCGTTACAAGGGCATTAACATCAGAGATCTGGAATTGCATACGAAAATCGCCATTTCACCGTCGGGTGAGACGTGGCGCGGTCGCTGGCAGAAGAATGACATCATCGCAAAGATCTTGAATGTCCGGGACTGTAATGCAAGAGTATCGCGCGATTTCAACGAAGAATTCCCAAAGCTGCGAATTTTCTCGCATCCGAACATTTTGCCCGTCATTGGTGCATGCAATAATACGCCGCAGAACTTGGTGGTCATCAGTCAG TATATGCCTCGAGGATCACTGCACGAATTGCTGCATAGTGCAGCCGGTGTAATAGTTGACACAGCACAAGCGGTAAGGTTTGCTTTGGACATAGCTCGTGGAATGTCATTTTTACATTCACTGGAACGAATCATACCGGAGTACTTGCTGAACACGTATCACGTCATG ATTGACGACGATCTAACAGCACGCATCAATATGGGCGATGCGAAATTTTCGTTCCAAGAACACGGCCGTCTCTATCAACCAGCCTGGATGTCACCAGAAGCGCTGCAACGCAAACGAACCGATCGTAACTGGGAAGCGTGCGATATGTGGAGTTTTGCCATTTGCATCTGGGAATTAGCCACAA GGGAAGTGCCATTCGCCGACCTGTCGCCAATGGAATGCGGAATGCGAATCGCTACCGAAGGTCTACGCGTACAGATACCGCCCGGGACATCGCCGTATCTGACAAAGTTGATCAACATTTGCATGAACGAGGATCCGGGTAAACGGCCGACATTCGACATGATCATCCCGATTTTAGACAAAATGAAACGTTGA
- the LOC119077301 gene encoding uncharacterized protein LOC119077301 gives MKFLVVLIFAVLGLCECSDDGVGGDLPPPELQCLQFVSCDTFPQNKVCGLAVDGCWRPYTFNNDCQLSLYNCEHPSTPFYKYWEGACYPDDEMVTISPIEREPVDIIT, from the exons ATGAAATTCTTGGTTGTTCTCATTTTTG CCGTGTTGGGGCTATGCGAGTGTTCTGATGATGGAGTCGGAGGAGACCTTCCACCGCCAGAGCTTCAATGTCTACAATTTGTTTCGTGTGACACCTTTCCGCAGAATAAAGTTTGCGGTTTGGCCGTGGATGGCTGCTGGCGTCCTTACACTTTCAACAACGATTGCCAATTGAGTTTGTACAATTGTGAACATCCTTCGACTC ctTTCTACAAGTACTGGGAGGGTGCATGTTATCCAGATGACGAAATGGTTACCATTTCTCCGATCGAAAGAGAACCAGTGGATATCATCACGTAA